aataaaacctctaAAACCTATACCTGGGAGTATCCTGCCCAACAATGCATCCATGAGCCAGAATGAGTTCTCTTCATCTTTTGTGATGAGGATGAGGTAGCCTGCAATGAAGTTCATGCCCTGGAATGAACAGAGACAGTAATGATCTAACTCACTGGCTAGTAGGTCACTGACTTGGAGCCAAATACATGGAAGAATTTATGCAGGACATATCCGCAGCAACAACATATTTCCAAAAGCTTAATTAAGAATGTGATTTTGTCACCAATATATTGTCAAATTAGTTGTGATGACATAACTTGTCTGGGGAGAACAGGTAACTGTACacctgtcatttttatttagtaaACCCATTGATTTCCTCGGGTTGCATCTCTAGCCAAAAGCTGTATGACTATATCATTctacaacaaaattaaatttgctGTACCTGAAGCTAACAGGGATTAGTGAACGTTGCGTTATGAAAGCTACATTTAGAGAAAATCCTACACatgtatttaaatgaataaGGAACTAGCCAGTCCTGTTCTTTAGGTAAACAGACGATATGTTAAATGAGAGGAGAGTAAACTCTTATCAGTGAAAGTGTTTTCTTCACCTGACAGTACCCCACTGCTTCATTATGGTGTCCGTAGGCCAGCAGCACATTGTACAAAGCCCTCTGCAGGCTTGGTTCTGCGTTGCTCTGGAAGAGGACGTTGTCAGGAAAGGTCCTATGCATGTCTGCCAGAAAACATGACAAGAATTGTGTCATGATATGGACCTGTGTGTTGATACAAGTTATGGTATGGATGTTTTTTATGAAAGGGAATAATGGATTGTATAGGGGGTTAggctttttcacagcagccatttcgacttgtcacagcaggaaaagcacatgtgatactaataacattaaagatggctttgttctattcaagtgccccagtaagtcatgacaatgtgacaatgagccagcatgcacaataccaggaccctgaaagtgaagcagctaaatggaattcagccattattaattttatttatacctGTGCCTTCCCTTCTACGACATGTCATTtgtgtcttctgtgaaaaaggcctgttgtcACACCTGTATGAATCGTTTCTTTCAGCTTGGTGTCGTGCTCCATGGCCAGCAGAGACTGGTAATAACCCGGGTTTCTCTCCAGTTGTTCCTGTGCACCACTGGCTGCCATCCAAATCCTGGCACGGTGCTCATTAGGCACACCTTTACGCACGTACCGTTTCACTTCCAAAACAGATCTTATAATTACATCACATAACCAGAAGTCACCAAAAcagtgtttgaatgttttttacTTGTACCTGTCAAGTTCTTCTCCACATGTGGTTTCTCTTGAAGGAGCTTGGACCATCTCATCGACCTTCTGTTGAGGACAGCTACATATTCATTCATCATCTCCTTGTAGGGTTCAAAATCGTGATGTCTCTCAAAGCCATAGGGGTCAATCCTGCTGGGGCAAATCAACACAGTCTAATACATGtacaaatgaatgacaatgcACAAAGCACAACTGTGGGTGAAGGACTGACAGCTGAGCTGGGTCACTTTCCTCCCcacccttctttctctctcctatTCCCTGATGACAGACACTACAACAACCTCCACTGGGTAAGGTTTCTGTAGCGGGGAGATCAAATGCCCCAGCTGATTGATTAGTCAGTCTTAAATTACTTTCAAGAGAGATTAGGAGCAAGTAGCAAAATTCAAGCTCAAAAATAACCTCAGAAAATGTCATGTATTTTCCACAAAACAACTCTTAGCTATGATATTTTACTGCGCTTGATAGTTGGTTTCTAATATCAGCCTTACAAGTTTATTAAGTGAGACATAAAGTGCAAATATAATGAGATGATGAGCAAATAAGCTGATGTATACAACAGGTAGTCAGGAAGGAAGCAACAACAATATACATGTAACAACCACAagtaaaagaaagacaaaacatgCAGTCAAAGAGAACACCACTTCAACATAAAGCTCACCTTTCACTGCCATTATTACATGTAAGATGTTGAGAAgtatttcctttcatttccctTTCCATTATGTGTCATGTGCTGCAGGTACAGTAGTCCACCGAGGCTAAAAACAACCGATGCACCGAGGAGgttattacatttgtattacTTGGAAAAGTACTGCCTGCTGTCAAAGTAAATAACAAAGTGGTCTGACTTTCAAATGTCTCAACTTACAGTATTCAGTGAGAGGAGGGGCTAATTTAAGTAACACCCAGGTAACATCCGCAGGTGTGTGCTTTATTTGCATGCAAAACAATtggaggaagagaaacaacaaTGTTTGCTTGTATGTCCCCTTTCATATTATTGTCTATGATAATGAATAGTGCTAGTACTTGTAGCAGTAGCAACAGTAGTGGTAATAATGGTAATTGTTGTTTTGACAGCAgtcatttcaccattttatcAGAAAAGCGGTTTCCTAACCTCCTGTAGATGGTAAAATATTATTTCCTCGCCAAGGTTGAAGAAATACTAGAGTCATGAGTCtaaattccaccactgcaacacAACGCCCCCAAGGAATgtttaactgattatcaaaacagtaaaTAGGCCTAACTGTTTCTGTCAATTTCATCTCCCTACATGATCTAAATGGTGTTTAAAAGCTGTATCCACTGCCAGTAATATTATCATAAAGAAAGACTAAATCCCTTCATTTAAAtgtcatcaatatttttatattaacaatggatcacatgactacttatatgtgaaaggtgttgctcatagtgatgaacacAGAGAATGATGACCTGACTGcagtccccccccccttttttaagcatctttcagctcattgttttggttttgcagcccactttactgttttggttcactgctCTCACCAGCCTCCtttccagcagcaacaggcAGGTTTGTTCCACGTAAGATCTCTGATAAACTCTCTGCacaccacctgctcagcaccaaacagcagacagacaaagttagcaactagctggtgaacatagtcgagcatttagcagctaaagagccagatatttccctcgggagttagtggagaccaaaacaaagctaaaaggaaagtGGTCAGAAATATGACTACAAATGAATGCATAttataatgttgctctgtgtctgctggatgtgcaacTAGTTAACTGTTAACAAAAAGTTaacaaaaaatcagttaatgcaggtttattTTCCCCCACCCTAAAAATAAGTAGAATTTCAACATATTGAGTTAAACAATATCCACCAAATAAAATTTGtgtaattgtaaaatgtaaactcaCCCTAAGATTGTTACATCCCACAGATTACCAGACATGATAGAGGACATGCCCTTAGTAcccttaaaggataggttcacatctTTTCATGTTTGTCTATGTACATTAAAACAGGTTTTTCTTGTTGTAATAATTCCTCCTGTTCACACTGGCCATGaaaagatcccttcctaatgtgCTTTaagtgtaagtgatgggggacaaaaccCCGTCCTTGGGGCACCGGAGTATTTTTCTGTAAGACTTGTAAACCTTTCCTTTGATGGTAGCTACAGctccctccttttctgtctCAAAGATATACAAcataataaagttaaatgttataaaatctccttttaaaattgttttggactgctggatTCAGTGTTAAACTTTATGATCATACTACTGTTCTGAGTGCTACAGACATCCTGATCAGCTCATCATCATCTCTCATGTGTTACAGTGTAAAGTCGCAAACagggaaataataaaaaacaatgtgtaACTAACTCATGATCTGTGTTTGATTtacaaagcaacattatcaaATTGGCCAAATGACCATCGCtatgtactgtaaattaaatattgtttattattaacaATCAACATCATGGAGGAATattctgaaaaatgtaatattaaagCTTTGACACAATCAGATCAGTATGATTATAAATCTTCTTCACACAATCATTATTCTGCTTCATGAAATACACTCTATGCTGTTCTGTATGTGATATAAACTGTGTTCATCATCTAAGTCACCAGCAACAAAATAACCTTTTACATGTATGATTATGGAAAAACTCATGCTTTATTCATCTTTCTTAAATGAACAATATACTTAAGCTACTTACATGATGTATCAACAATATATTCTAATTTTCACTACCTTCAGTAACACTGGACAGATGGGCTTGAACGGAAACATAAATATTGAACAGACAGATATTTATTCTTAAGACTTACTTCGTCGTCCTGTTGTTGCCCTCTTTAGTGTCCTGGCTTCTGAACTCAGGGCTTCGCACTGCCATAACATACAGATATGTGCCATGCAATCCCAAGGGCCTGTAATTTCTTAACtttaaattttacttaaatGCTGCTGAATGGTCACTTTAGCATCATTAATGCCTCAGAGAGATCACCTGATAAAAACAAGTCTTTCCTCAACAGCTAAATGGTGGTACTGTGGAGAGGACTGACTATGTTACATTTAGGATTCAAGACCCAACTGAGACTAACCTGACAAATGAATACCACAAACCAATATCAATGATCTAAATTAAAGCACTGCCTTTACTgtagtgaaaatgtatttgtgaaacCAGCCCGAGGTGACATAAAATGTGTCTAACATGCTTTCAATGAGAAGCTCACAACTCCATGACTTGACAGATCCACCTAACAATTAAACCAACAGCATGTCATCCACGATATTGAGGCATCCCGTTAGAGACCTTAGCATTTACTGTACACTAAAGAATCATCTTTTGCATTTATAAATTgaacatatttatattattctTCATATAGCTCTCTTTGTAAACTGTCCcaatagatacagtatgtacagtaaaaacTGCAACAGTTCTGTTGGTGCTGGTGTAGTGAGCACTCTGTCCCAAAGTTAGAGTAAGACATGGGAACTTTGCACAGTCACTCGGAGCTTCatataacaaaacaaagctgACTAGGAAGAatcttaaaacacacagttttctcctctccagtccCTTTAGAGTACATACAGCCAGTGAACCGCCGCTCAGTGCTGTGTCCATCCCCACTTACGGGGCTGTGGCCTGACAGGTAGTGCTCCTcctggagcagagcagaggggcGTCCAGGATACGGAGAATCcaacaggagagacagaggtgaaTCTGGCAATGTCCATGTGACGCCTCAGTCTCACAAGGACAAAAATGTGGCCAGATGTTCTCATTGTTTTTACTCAGCTCCCTGAAATGTGGTTTCCTGACAGTTTCAAGtgcttctgttttctctctgaagtcaacaattttcactttttttgtacaaaaaactATGAAGTCACTGTAAAAGAAACAACGTTCTGGCTTTCCAGAGTTGGGATTGGATTTAGAGAGTTTTACGTTTTGATCCTGTTACAATTGGTCGAGCGAATTCCACAAAATCATCTATAAGGACTGGCCATGCTCCTGAGAAAGAAACAAGATATCAGTGTCACAGTGATTTAAATAGAAAACTCCATATTCACAGCATTACCTAGAAAACAAATGGATCAATGCTAAATCTGAAGGAGTCATTCCAAACTCACCTTCCTCATCATAGTTTGACATGTCATCTGCGATCATGTTACCAAAGTCCAACAATAGGTTCCATGTGTCCTTTGGGATGGATCGTTTATGGTGTTCCTGTAATGGACAAGCCCTGGTGAACATATGGGTATAAACATGGTTTCACACATCTTATTTTAAACCTTTTCCCTCTCTATAACCAAAACGTGTTGTTATAACACCTTGGTGTAAATCACTGATGGACCAGTGGGCCCGCATGTGTTATGGAGGTCTAAGAGTatgcaggttttcattccaaCCAAACACCATCTGGTTATACTCGCTGGCCCCCCTATTTGACTGAGCTTGTGCTAATCAGCGAGGTGTAATGAAAGCCGGCATAGCCTTAGCCAAATTCCCCATCACTGCGCCAAATAGATTTCAATGAGGGATGTACCAATACAACTTTTTCTCACCTGATATCAATTCCGGTACCTA
This Siniperca chuatsi isolate FFG_IHB_CAS linkage group LG12, ASM2008510v1, whole genome shotgun sequence DNA region includes the following protein-coding sequences:
- the LOC122885408 gene encoding growth hormone-regulated TBC protein 1-A-like isoform X1 produces the protein MEREMKGNTSQHLTCNNGSESRIDPYGFERHHDFEPYKEMMNEYVAVLNRRSMRWSKLLQEKPHVEKNLTVKRYVRKGVPNEHRARIWMAASGAQEQLERNPGYYQSLLAMEHDTKLKETIHTDMHRTFPDNVLFQSNAEPSLQRALYNVLLAYGHHNEAVGYCQGMNFIAGYLILITKDEENSFWLMDALLGRILPDYYSLDMLGLKTDQEVLGELVKAKAPAIGQLMAQYPGIWTLVVSRWFICLYIDILPIETVLRVWDCLFYEGSKVLFRVALTLIIHHQTEILRARSLINVCDCFKQITSGAFTLDCHTFMQKIFTEPGSLSMAAIDKLREKCRQRILEDKSGPL
- the LOC122885408 gene encoding growth hormone-regulated TBC protein 1-A-like isoform X2, encoding MEREMKGNTSQHLTCNNGSERIDPYGFERHHDFEPYKEMMNEYVAVLNRRSMRWSKLLQEKPHVEKNLTVKRYVRKGVPNEHRARIWMAASGAQEQLERNPGYYQSLLAMEHDTKLKETIHTDMHRTFPDNVLFQSNAEPSLQRALYNVLLAYGHHNEAVGYCQGMNFIAGYLILITKDEENSFWLMDALLGRILPDYYSLDMLGLKTDQEVLGELVKAKAPAIGQLMAQYPGIWTLVVSRWFICLYIDILPIETVLRVWDCLFYEGSKVLFRVALTLIIHHQTEILRARSLINVCDCFKQITSGAFTLDCHTFMQKIFTEPGSLSMAAIDKLREKCRQRILEDKSGPL